The Acidaminococcales bacterium genomic sequence CGCGGCGGCGGTCAACAGCGGCACCGCCGCCCTGCACATCGCCTGTCTCGCGGCCGGATTGGGAAAAGGCGACGTGTTGTGGACAAGCCCCAACACTTTCGCGGCTTCGGCCAACTGCGCCCTCTATTGCGGGGCGGCGGTTGATTTCGTCGATATTGACGAGGCTACTTACAATTTAAGTGTGGATTTGCTGGAGGAAAAATTAAAGAAAAGCCGGTTGAAACCCAAAATCGTTATGCCGGTGCATTTCGCCGGGCAGTCCTGCGACATGGAGCGCATCGCCGCCTTGGCGGCAAAATACGGGTTCATGGTCATAGAGGATGCCTCGCACGCTCTGGGCGCCGGGTACAAAAACAGCCGCGTGGGCGGCTGCCGGTATTCCGACATGGCGGTTTTCAGCTTTCACCCGGTAAAGATCATTACCACCGGCGAGGGCGGCATGACGCTGACCAACAGCGAAAAACTATCCGGGCGGCTGCGCCTTTTCCGCAGCCACGGGATCACCCGCGAGCGTGGGGCGATGACTCGCGAGCCGGACGGTCCCTGGTATTATGAGCAGATCGAGTTGGGCTTTAATTATCGGATAACCGATATACAGTCGGCGCTGGGGACAAACCAGCTTAAACGGGCGGATGAGTTTGTAGCGCGCCGCCGGTATTTGGCGGCGCGCTACGGACGATTGCTGGCTGAATTGCCGCTTTGTTTGCCGTATCAGGCGGAATACGCCACGTCTTCCTGGCATATTTATGCGGCGCGGCTGGATTTCGGCAAAACCGGGATAAGCAAAAGGGATTTGTTCGCGCGGATGGCGGAAAAGGGGATCGCGCTCAACTTGCACTATATTCCCGTGCACCTGCATCCTTATTACCGGAAGCTGGGCTTTGCGCGCGGCGACTTTCCGGCCAGCGAGAAGTATTACCAAGAGGCTTTCACCCTGCCCCTTTATTACGGGTTGACCGACGAACAGCAAGATTATGTCGCGTCCAGCCTGGAGAGCGTTTTGAAAGGAATATGAGCGTATAACGAGATTTGCGGCAGGGCGGGAAAACTTTCGGCATAGCGGCCTTGTTTCGATGACTGGGTTTTCCTTTCAGCCGCGGCGGGTCTTTGGTTTATAGTTTATTGCGCCGACCAAATGATTGCGGAAAAGACAAGCAGGGGAAAATTGCCGATTGGGGGCATGGCGCGTGAAGTATGGATTAAGGAAACTTGAACGCGCGGATCTGCCGCTGATCCTAAAGTGGCGAAACCGAGCCGACATACGGAAATATATGATTGACGACCATATTATTTCCCGGGAAAAGCATGCCGCATGGTTTGACGGCCGCACGG encodes the following:
- the pseC gene encoding UDP-4-amino-4,6-dideoxy-N-acetyl-beta-L-altrosamine transaminase, which codes for MIYYGRQSIGQSDIDAVIETLRSDFLTQGPAVETFERAAAAYAGARYAAAVNSGTAALHIACLAAGLGKGDVLWTSPNTFAASANCALYCGAAVDFVDIDEATYNLSVDLLEEKLKKSRLKPKIVMPVHFAGQSCDMERIAALAAKYGFMVIEDASHALGAGYKNSRVGGCRYSDMAVFSFHPVKIITTGEGGMTLTNSEKLSGRLRLFRSHGITRERGAMTREPDGPWYYEQIELGFNYRITDIQSALGTNQLKRADEFVARRRYLAARYGRLLAELPLCLPYQAEYATSSWHIYAARLDFGKTGISKRDLFARMAEKGIALNLHYIPVHLHPYYRKLGFARGDFPASEKYYQEAFTLPLYYGLTDEQQDYVASSLESVLKGI